One Pleurocapsa sp. PCC 7327 DNA segment encodes these proteins:
- a CDS encoding DUF4388 domain-containing protein, with protein sequence MSGSLETFSLPELFRLIDLGTKTGRLTVQPLPNSEATRAVGAYYIWFQNGRLVAITNRQDSQGLMTLIENRGWLSRRVIEKLAELCPLDMSFGVYLKTMGVLKAEQLCLLFQMHLHQVYRLFEVTSGWFVFEVSSPDGSAASTLTMPWFEMTGIGMRAMEVALLALRLVRHWDGYIDKLPELGCALASLVRHPPFRLDALELEIWKLANGSTVLEEIAYRLAQSSFVVQRTAFRLIMGGLVEEVTPNLPTNGLSAQVLGQERANSTEALADKESIAATVSQEWESDKSETNSSLFENLVSFLRSKF encoded by the coding sequence ATGAGTGGCTCTTTGGAAACTTTCTCCCTTCCTGAGTTGTTTCGACTGATTGACTTAGGGACGAAAACGGGACGACTAACCGTACAACCTTTACCGAATTCAGAGGCGACCAGAGCGGTTGGCGCTTACTACATTTGGTTTCAAAACGGTCGGTTGGTCGCGATTACCAATCGCCAAGACAGTCAGGGATTGATGACTCTAATTGAAAATCGCGGCTGGTTGAGCAGGCGCGTTATCGAAAAATTAGCCGAGCTATGTCCGCTCGATATGTCATTCGGTGTATATTTGAAGACCATGGGGGTCTTGAAAGCAGAGCAACTGTGTTTACTTTTCCAAATGCATCTGCATCAAGTATATAGATTGTTTGAAGTGACATCGGGATGGTTTGTTTTTGAAGTTTCCTCGCCTGATGGCTCAGCAGCGAGTACCCTGACAATGCCATGGTTTGAGATGACGGGGATCGGCATGAGGGCGATGGAAGTCGCGCTATTGGCTCTGCGATTGGTCAGACACTGGGACGGGTATATCGATAAGCTGCCAGAACTGGGTTGTGCCTTGGCATCGCTAGTTCGCCATCCCCCTTTCCGACTCGACGCGCTGGAGTTGGAGATCTGGAAACTTGCCAATGGTTCGACGGTTCTAGAAGAGATCGCTTACCGGCTAGCCCAATCGTCCTTCGTCGTGCAAAGGACAGCTTTTCGTCTGATAATGGGCGGATTGGTAGAAGAAGTCACCCCAAACCTGCCAACCAATGGTCTAAGCGCTCAAGTTCTAGGACAAGAAAGGGCAAACTCAACCGAAGCATTAGCCGACAAGGAGTCAATCGCGGCAACCGTCAGCCAAGAATGGGAATCTGACAAATCTGAGACTAACAGCTCGTTGTTTGAGAATTTAGTGAGCTTTTTGCGGAGTAAATTTTAG
- a CDS encoding DUF561 domain-containing protein — protein sequence MTIDAQLQKAFADRKALKIISGLNNFDRERVAAVVKAAQAGGATFVDIAADPDLIRYVRQLVNLPICVSAVEPELLAGAVEAGADLIEIGNFDSFYAQGRRFEAPEVLALTQRTRSLLPEVTLSVTVPHILSLDEQVRLAEALVEAGADIIQTEGGTSSHPVHAGILGAIEKATPTLAAAYSISRTVSTPVLCASGLSSVTVPMAIAAGASGVGVGSAINQLNDEVAMVAAVRSLVEALETVSFAGDRAYTYS from the coding sequence ATGACCATCGACGCTCAATTACAGAAAGCATTTGCGGATCGGAAAGCCCTCAAAATCATTAGCGGCTTGAATAATTTCGATCGCGAGCGAGTAGCAGCCGTCGTCAAAGCAGCTCAAGCCGGCGGAGCGACTTTTGTCGATATTGCCGCCGATCCAGATTTAATTCGCTACGTCCGTCAGCTGGTAAATCTACCGATTTGCGTTTCGGCAGTAGAACCGGAATTGTTGGCGGGCGCGGTGGAAGCCGGTGCCGACCTCATTGAAATCGGTAACTTTGACAGTTTTTATGCCCAAGGGCGGCGTTTTGAAGCCCCCGAAGTTTTAGCCCTAACTCAAAGGACGCGATCGCTCCTACCGGAGGTCACTCTTTCGGTTACCGTTCCCCATATCCTATCCCTCGACGAGCAAGTTCGACTGGCAGAAGCCCTCGTTGAAGCCGGGGCAGACATCATTCAAACCGAAGGCGGAACCAGCAGTCATCCCGTTCATGCCGGAATTTTAGGCGCAATTGAAAAAGCGACTCCTACCTTAGCGGCTGCTTACAGCATTTCTCGCACCGTATCTACTCCCGTACTCTGCGCTTCTGGGCTATCTAGCGTCACCGTTCCCATGGCGATCGCAGCTGGCGCTTCCGGCGTTGGCGTGGGTTCCGCAATCAACCAACTCAACGACGAAGTAGCCATGGTAGCTGCCGTTCGGAGCTTGGTAGAAGCGCTAGAAACCGTTAGCTTTGCTGGCGATCGCGCTTATACTTATAGTTAA
- a CDS encoding adenosine-specific kinase — MELKSVPLEIPQGCNLILGQSHFIKTVEDLYEVMVGTSGQVKFGLAFCEASGQCLIRVAGNEEKLQEVAIKNAQAIAAGHSFIILLKDAFPINFLNSIKQCQEVCTIYCATANPVRVIVAETEQGRGILGVVDGFSPKGVESDEDIKVRQEFLRTIGYKL; from the coding sequence ATGGAACTGAAATCTGTGCCGCTAGAAATTCCCCAAGGATGCAATCTCATTCTCGGTCAAAGCCACTTCATCAAAACAGTAGAAGACTTGTATGAAGTAATGGTGGGAACGTCGGGACAAGTGAAATTTGGGCTAGCATTCTGCGAAGCATCGGGACAATGTTTGATTCGCGTAGCAGGAAACGAGGAAAAATTACAAGAAGTAGCGATAAAAAATGCTCAGGCGATCGCAGCGGGACATAGTTTTATCATTTTACTCAAAGACGCTTTTCCCATCAATTTTCTCAATAGCATCAAACAATGCCAGGAAGTCTGCACGATTTACTGTGCCACTGCTAATCCCGTACGGGTTATCGTTGCCGAAACCGAACAAGGACGGGGAATCCTTGGGGTTGTGGATGGTTTTTCGCCCAAGGGAGTCGAAAGCGATGAAGATATAAAAGTCCGTCAGGAATTTTTACGAACGATTGGATACAAATTATAA
- a CDS encoding CRR6 family NdhI maturation factor, whose protein sequence is MMRITLDRECLHGLDLSPVREVVNRLFKQGAIATSEQQISFDFNYPRDPADPRELSEIPEIRLWFVRLDAAYPWMPFLLDWKAGELARYAAMLVPHQFNRSEGIRYNPEALEIFVMHKVFILADWLKQQGIPSQSRLQSMAQMFGYELDESFLKLL, encoded by the coding sequence ATGATGAGAATTACCTTGGATCGAGAATGTTTGCACGGGTTGGATCTATCTCCAGTCAGAGAAGTCGTCAATCGCCTTTTCAAACAGGGCGCGATCGCTACTAGCGAACAACAAATTAGCTTTGATTTTAATTATCCTCGCGATCCCGCCGATCCGAGAGAACTCTCGGAAATTCCAGAAATCCGATTATGGTTCGTGCGTTTAGATGCCGCTTATCCTTGGATGCCTTTTCTACTCGACTGGAAAGCGGGAGAATTAGCCCGTTACGCGGCAATGCTGGTTCCCCATCAATTTAACCGTAGCGAAGGCATCCGGTATAACCCGGAAGCACTAGAAATTTTTGTCATGCACAAGGTTTTCATTCTAGCAGACTGGCTCAAACAGCAGGGAATTCCCAGTCAGTCTCGCCTTCAGTCAATGGCGCAAATGTTTGGATACGAGTTAGATGAATCCTTTCTTAAATTGCTTTAG
- a CDS encoding Mo-dependent nitrogenase C-terminal domain-containing protein — translation MRSNSKIAQLICHWLEALRYWLDTIEIQNRNFARFLCRVIPVQCPFERDLIFFGRKVAHIPPLCKLNPFYEQLVRLRFRAACYLVEECGESI, via the coding sequence ATGCGATCCAATTCAAAAATCGCTCAACTAATTTGCCACTGGTTAGAAGCCTTGCGCTATTGGCTTGATACTATTGAGATTCAAAATCGCAATTTTGCTCGATTTCTTTGTCGAGTCATTCCGGTTCAATGTCCCTTTGAACGAGATCTTATCTTCTTTGGTCGCAAGGTAGCCCATATCCCACCGCTATGCAAACTCAATCCTTTCTACGAACAATTGGTGAGACTTCGTTTTCGTGCTGCCTGTTACTTGGTCGAAGAGTGTGGAGAAAGTATTTGA
- a CDS encoding Na/Pi symporter produces MDNVTEEIEPSSQEKTSAYLWIGIVVLVYLLIVAVGIISYGFKSVAGDRAQELFQFATNPLAGLIVGTLTTALIQSSSTVTSVIVGLVAGGLPVTVAVPMVMGANIGTTITNTLVSLGHIRNQEEFKSAFAAATIHDFFNLTCVLIFLPLEIATHFLEKYASFFANLLVNSFSTSLDGFDVIQVATAPVANLLKAATEVFPHPFDGLALMAIALVLIFVSILYMGKLLRLAIVGQAKILLRSAIGRGSAMGILSGMLVTILVQSSSTTTSLIVPLVGTGLLALEEVYPFTLGANIGTCVTALIAATAVVDNHLAALEIAMVHLLFNVTGVTLIYGIPFLRNLPILAAQTLAQIASQRKYIAFAYIFSVFFLIPAILLGVTSMRSRLL; encoded by the coding sequence ATGGATAACGTAACGGAAGAAATCGAGCCTTCAAGTCAAGAAAAGACTTCTGCTTACTTGTGGATAGGGATCGTTGTCCTCGTTTACTTGCTCATTGTTGCGGTAGGGATAATTAGCTACGGCTTCAAATCGGTTGCGGGCGATCGCGCTCAAGAATTGTTTCAGTTTGCCACCAATCCCCTAGCTGGTTTAATTGTCGGTACTCTAACGACTGCCTTAATCCAATCCTCTAGTACAGTAACCTCTGTCATTGTCGGGTTAGTCGCGGGAGGGCTGCCCGTAACGGTTGCGGTTCCGATGGTGATGGGCGCCAATATTGGAACGACGATTACCAATACTCTTGTCAGTTTAGGACATATCCGCAACCAAGAAGAGTTCAAAAGTGCTTTCGCTGCGGCTACCATTCACGATTTTTTTAATCTAACCTGTGTTCTGATTTTTTTGCCACTGGAGATTGCAACTCATTTTTTAGAAAAGTATGCCTCATTTTTTGCCAATTTATTGGTTAATAGTTTCTCTACCAGTCTCGATGGCTTTGATGTCATTCAAGTCGCAACTGCCCCTGTCGCGAACCTCTTGAAAGCAGCAACAGAGGTTTTTCCCCATCCGTTTGACGGTCTTGCTCTCATGGCGATCGCTTTGGTACTGATTTTTGTCTCGATCCTCTACATGGGCAAGTTACTGAGACTTGCTATCGTCGGACAGGCAAAGATCCTGTTGCGAAGCGCGATCGGTCGAGGTTCTGCGATGGGAATTTTGTCGGGAATGCTCGTCACTATTTTAGTTCAATCCTCCTCAACGACGACCAGTCTGATTGTCCCGCTAGTAGGAACGGGTTTGCTCGCCCTAGAAGAAGTCTATCCTTTTACTTTGGGCGCGAATATCGGCACTTGCGTGACTGCCTTAATCGCAGCCACTGCGGTAGTAGATAACCATCTAGCTGCTCTTGAAATTGCCATGGTTCACCTGCTTTTTAATGTCACTGGAGTAACGCTGATCTATGGCATTCCTTTCTTAAGAAATCTACCTATCTTGGCTGCCCAAACCTTAGCTCAAATTGCCAGCCAAAGAAAGTATATTGCTTTTGCTTATATTTTCAGCGTCTTTTTCTTGATTCCCGCAATTTTATTGGGAGTAACGTCAATGCGATCGCGTCTTCTTTAG
- a CDS encoding PotD/PotF family extracellular solute-binding protein gives MKKALILLILFVFGLTLSIGCSSIDRNNKAKEQALNIYNWTDYLAPDAIAQFEKQYSAKINYDVFDNNEALYSKLKAGNPGYDVVFPSDYMVAILIADGLLEKLNKDKLPNLANIEKKFLDPPFDPGNQYSIPYHWGTMGIGYNIKATGGKIDSWGAMFDSKYKGRVAWLDDMRPTLAAALIYLGYDPNTTKPEEIAKAKDLLVKHKDMVVAFGPGTCRDLLNQGEADVASDWNGDTAKVAAENPNLRYAVPKEGTILWADALAIPKGAPHRELAEKFLNFMLEPEVAAKNADYAKFATANKIALTKGLVDKNNLKNPAIYPPLDSLKNLQYIKDVGEATKFYDQAWTEFKAAIGQ, from the coding sequence ATGAAAAAAGCGCTGATTCTTCTAATTTTATTCGTATTTGGTCTGACATTATCAATAGGCTGTAGCAGCATCGATCGGAACAATAAGGCAAAGGAGCAGGCTCTCAATATTTATAACTGGACGGACTATCTAGCTCCAGATGCGATCGCGCAATTTGAGAAACAGTATAGCGCCAAAATCAACTATGATGTCTTTGATAATAACGAAGCCCTCTATTCCAAGCTCAAGGCGGGCAATCCAGGCTATGATGTGGTTTTCCCCAGCGATTACATGGTCGCAATTTTAATTGCCGATGGCTTGTTAGAAAAACTTAACAAAGACAAGCTTCCCAATCTTGCCAATATTGAGAAAAAATTTCTCGATCCCCCCTTCGATCCGGGCAACCAATACTCAATTCCTTACCATTGGGGAACGATGGGAATTGGCTATAACATCAAGGCTACCGGAGGCAAGATTGACAGTTGGGGAGCGATGTTTGACTCCAAGTATAAAGGAAGGGTAGCTTGGCTAGACGATATGCGTCCTACTCTGGCTGCTGCCTTGATTTATTTGGGTTACGACCCCAACACTACCAAACCAGAAGAAATTGCCAAGGCAAAAGACCTACTCGTCAAGCACAAGGATATGGTTGTCGCTTTCGGTCCGGGTACGTGTAGAGATTTGCTCAACCAAGGAGAGGCAGATGTTGCTTCCGATTGGAATGGAGACACGGCTAAGGTTGCCGCAGAAAATCCAAATTTGCGCTATGCGGTTCCCAAAGAAGGAACGATTTTATGGGCTGATGCCCTCGCAATTCCTAAAGGTGCTCCTCACAGAGAATTGGCGGAAAAATTCCTTAATTTTATGCTAGAACCAGAAGTCGCAGCGAAAAATGCCGACTATGCTAAGTTTGCAACGGCGAATAAAATAGCCTTGACCAAAGGGTTAGTAGATAAAAATAACCTCAAGAATCCTGCCATTTATCCCCCTTTGGATTCTCTAAAAAATTTGCAATACATTAAAGATGTTGGAGAGGCAACAAAATTTTATGACCAAGCCTGGACAGAATTTAAAGCTGCGATCGGACAATAG
- a CDS encoding TetR/AcrR family transcriptional regulator: protein MQSFRQQLSAEAINNSSFQEDDTRTRILQAALRLFAAKGYEGTTTKDLASAANVAEGTIFRHFANKKAILIEVATSGWIDILTDLLTELSEMGSYKAVAQVMRRRMMRLQDNSDLLRVCFIEAQYHRELRERIQSEVIAKMTDVAEAFFQTAMDKGIYRPMNPKIVAQVFLGMFAIAGFSNDTIMEPKASPKALQEMAEGIADIFLNGVLAQEKE from the coding sequence ATGCAAAGTTTTCGCCAGCAACTGTCGGCAGAAGCAATCAACAATTCAAGTTTTCAAGAAGATGACACTCGCACTCGCATTCTTCAGGCTGCTTTGCGTCTATTTGCTGCTAAAGGATATGAAGGAACGACGACGAAGGATTTAGCCTCAGCTGCTAATGTCGCCGAAGGAACTATATTTCGCCATTTTGCCAATAAAAAAGCCATTCTTATCGAAGTGGCGACTTCTGGCTGGATAGATATTTTAACGGATCTGCTAACGGAACTCAGCGAGATGGGAAGTTATAAGGCGGTTGCTCAAGTAATGCGGCGGCGAATGATGCGACTGCAAGACAATAGCGATCTATTGCGCGTGTGTTTTATTGAGGCACAGTATCATCGGGAGTTACGAGAACGCATTCAATCAGAAGTTATCGCCAAAATGACAGACGTTGCCGAAGCTTTCTTTCAGACGGCGATGGATAAGGGGATTTATCGCCCGATGAACCCCAAAATTGTCGCTCAAGTCTTTTTAGGGATGTTTGCGATCGCGGGGTTTTCTAATGACACTATCATGGAACCCAAAGCTTCTCCTAAAGCCCTGCAAGAAATGGCAGAAGGCATCGCAGATATTTTTCTCAACGGAGTCCTTGCACAAGAAAAAGAATAA
- a CDS encoding YbjN domain-containing protein, giving the protein MSDRELETMTDEFIERTSSHKEVIETVISSLEQNNSAMVVQTDSGYLWKFQYGSVEVFVQLTGESDEDLLTVWSPVLKFPIRDEAGLMRKLLEMNWSETLETRFGISGDRVVVLSQRAVADLSPEEISRAITLVATIADDNDESLKKAFGTA; this is encoded by the coding sequence ATGAGCGATCGCGAACTTGAAACCATGACGGACGAATTCATCGAACGAACTAGCAGCCACAAAGAAGTCATAGAGACAGTTATCTCTAGCTTAGAACAAAATAACAGCGCTATGGTCGTCCAGACCGATTCAGGCTATCTATGGAAATTCCAATACGGTAGCGTAGAAGTTTTCGTCCAGCTAACGGGAGAAAGCGACGAAGATTTGCTCACCGTATGGTCGCCCGTGCTCAAATTCCCAATTCGGGACGAAGCTGGACTGATGCGCAAACTGCTAGAGATGAACTGGTCAGAAACCTTGGAAACTCGTTTTGGCATTAGTGGCGACCGCGTCGTCGTTCTCTCTCAGCGCGCCGTTGCCGACCTTTCCCCGGAAGAAATTTCCAGGGCAATTACCCTCGTTGCTACTATCGCCGACGATAATGACGAATCCCTCAAAAAAGCCTTTGGAACAGCTTAA
- a CDS encoding biotin/lipoate A/B protein ligase family protein: MAIDRWLLQQHRQGKHPPTLRFYTWSPAAISVGYHQHHYPEHWRELTWQGKPIDLVRRPTGGRAVLHQGDLTYMVVASSIPGRRTEVYQKICEFLVHGWRSLGIELRYGSAGRGYIHNPNCFGTATNADLVAPDGRKLIGSAQLRQGNAILQHGSILLNPNRQLFRQVFGDSAPEPVNLPIQLTETRASQKVVVQALTEAASQCFGIELVTQPLSEIELQEIYCANVSDRARHPTLNSG; the protein is encoded by the coding sequence ATGGCGATAGATCGCTGGCTGCTACAACAGCACCGACAAGGCAAGCATCCCCCTACCTTGCGATTTTATACTTGGTCGCCCGCAGCGATTTCTGTTGGCTATCATCAACATCATTACCCCGAACATTGGCGCGAATTAACCTGGCAAGGAAAGCCGATCGATTTGGTGCGTCGCCCGACGGGAGGGCGGGCAGTTCTGCATCAAGGCGATCTGACCTATATGGTCGTCGCGTCGAGTATTCCTGGCAGGCGGACAGAAGTTTATCAAAAGATTTGTGAATTTCTCGTTCATGGATGGCGATCGCTTGGGATCGAGCTACGCTATGGCAGTGCCGGACGCGGATACATTCACAATCCCAACTGTTTTGGCACGGCTACTAATGCCGATTTGGTCGCCCCAGACGGACGCAAACTAATTGGTAGCGCCCAACTGCGACAAGGAAATGCCATCCTACAACACGGTTCTATTTTATTAAACCCCAATCGCCAGCTCTTTAGGCAAGTCTTTGGCGACTCTGCCCCCGAACCCGTAAATTTACCAATTCAACTGACAGAAACTCGCGCGAGCCAAAAAGTCGTCGTGCAAGCCCTCACAGAAGCAGCCAGTCAGTGTTTTGGCATTGAGTTAGTCACCCAACCTTTATCCGAAATAGAACTTCAAGAAATTTATTGCGCCAATGTCAGCGATCGAGCGCGACATCCGACACTCAACTCAGGATAA
- a CDS encoding allophycocyanin subunit alpha-B, translated as MSVVSQVILKADDELRYPSSGELQGIQKFLKTGEQRMRIAQTLAENDKKIVDRAQSQLFRKRPDFRAPGGNAYGQRQYNQCLRDYSWYLRLVTYGILAGSVEPIDKIGLIGVKEMYNSLNVPVPGMVEAIRCLKDAALGLLNKEDAMEAAPYFDYIIQAMS; from the coding sequence ATGAGTGTAGTTAGCCAAGTCATTCTCAAAGCCGACGACGAACTCCGATATCCCAGTAGTGGAGAACTTCAGGGGATCCAAAAATTTTTAAAAACTGGTGAGCAGCGCATGCGCATCGCCCAAACTCTCGCAGAAAACGATAAAAAAATTGTCGATCGCGCCCAAAGCCAATTATTCAGAAAACGCCCTGATTTCAGGGCGCCAGGAGGAAATGCCTACGGTCAGCGCCAGTACAATCAATGCCTGCGCGACTATAGCTGGTATTTGCGTCTAGTGACCTATGGCATCCTGGCAGGAAGTGTCGAACCAATCGACAAAATTGGTTTAATCGGAGTTAAAGAAATGTATAATTCCCTCAACGTTCCCGTTCCCGGTATGGTTGAAGCCATTCGTTGCCTTAAAGATGCTGCTTTAGGGCTGCTGAACAAGGAAGATGCCATGGAGGCTGCCCCCTACTTCGATTACATTATCCAGGCAATGTCTTAA
- a CDS encoding M48 family metallopeptidase produces the protein MPENSDKKPIQRILIIVASSAFLATMIFPIAGLFSDSPQPSNNVATIDAQSFQKQLQEQAQGYEAVLKREPDNQIALQGLAETRLQMNDPKGAIAPLEKLVKLDPNNPIGLEGLAKARIRMNDPKGAIAPLEKLTKLYPEQQEIQSVLKQLKEQVAQGSQQTQPKNQK, from the coding sequence ATGCCTGAAAACTCGGACAAAAAACCCATACAGCGAATACTGATAATCGTAGCGAGTAGTGCTTTTCTGGCAACGATGATATTTCCCATTGCTGGTTTGTTTAGCGATTCTCCCCAACCGTCAAACAATGTAGCGACTATAGATGCACAGTCATTTCAAAAACAATTGCAAGAGCAAGCACAAGGATATGAAGCCGTCCTCAAACGCGAACCCGATAACCAAATAGCGCTTCAAGGATTAGCAGAAACGCGACTTCAGATGAACGATCCTAAAGGAGCGATCGCGCCATTAGAGAAATTGGTAAAGTTAGATCCTAATAACCCAATTGGTTTAGAAGGATTGGCCAAGGCGCGGATTCGGATGAACGATCCTAAAGGAGCGATCGCACCATTAGAGAAATTGACAAAATTATATCCCGAACAGCAAGAAATTCAAAGCGTGCTGAAACAGCTTAAAGAGCAAGTCGCCCAGGGAAGTCAACAAACCCAACCCAAAAATCAAAAGTAA
- a CDS encoding carbon-nitrogen hydrolase family protein — MMSYLAAALQMTSTPDLEKNLVQAEELIELAVGQGAELIGLPENFAFLGREEEKLAQAETIALKAEKFLKTMAQRFQVTILGGGFPVPVENNPNKAYNTALLVDPSGIEVSRYEKVHLFDVNVPDGNTYRESSTVMAGNALPPIYSSDKLGKIGLSICYDVRFPELYRHLSLKGAEILFIPAAFTAFTGKDHWKVLLQARAIENTCYVIAPAQTGNHYERRYSHGHATIVDPWGVILADAGEEPGIAIAEINPIRLEQVRRQMPSLQHRVFA; from the coding sequence ATGATGTCCTATCTCGCTGCTGCGCTCCAAATGACTAGCACGCCTGACTTAGAAAAAAATCTAGTTCAGGCTGAAGAATTAATAGAATTGGCAGTCGGTCAGGGAGCAGAATTAATCGGGTTGCCGGAAAATTTTGCTTTTTTGGGTAGAGAAGAAGAGAAACTCGCTCAAGCTGAAACGATTGCCCTCAAAGCTGAAAAATTTCTGAAAACGATGGCGCAACGGTTTCAAGTCACAATTTTAGGCGGGGGATTTCCCGTGCCTGTCGAGAACAATCCTAATAAAGCTTATAATACTGCATTGCTAGTCGATCCGAGCGGAATAGAAGTCTCTCGCTATGAGAAAGTTCACCTGTTTGACGTAAATGTCCCCGACGGAAACACTTATCGAGAGTCTAGTACCGTTATGGCGGGTAATGCCTTACCGCCTATCTATTCTTCTGATAAGCTAGGCAAGATAGGACTTTCTATCTGCTACGACGTTCGCTTCCCAGAACTTTATCGCCATCTCTCGCTCAAAGGAGCCGAGATTCTCTTCATTCCCGCCGCTTTTACTGCTTTTACAGGAAAAGATCACTGGAAAGTGCTTCTGCAAGCGAGAGCGATCGAAAATACCTGCTACGTCATCGCACCTGCACAAACGGGAAATCACTACGAAAGGCGCTATTCTCACGGTCATGCCACGATCGTCGATCCTTGGGGGGTGATTTTAGCAGATGCCGGAGAGGAACCCGGCATAGCGATCGCAGAAATTAATCCCATTCGCCTCGAACAAGTCCGCCGACAAATGCCATCGCTGCAACATCGCGTATTTGCTTAA
- the yidD gene encoding membrane protein insertion efficiency factor YidD → MKIPVVWLIKAYRLFISPLFPPTCRFHPTCSQYALEAVERFGALHGSWLAIKRILRCHPLHPGGYDPVPPLPLKKPKSCRCP, encoded by the coding sequence ATGAAAATCCCGGTCGTATGGCTGATTAAAGCTTACAGACTCTTTATTTCCCCCCTCTTTCCTCCGACTTGTCGCTTTCATCCCACTTGCTCTCAATATGCCCTAGAAGCCGTGGAAAGATTTGGAGCATTGCATGGTAGCTGGCTAGCGATTAAACGCATCCTGCGCTGTCATCCCCTGCATCCCGGCGGTTACGATCCCGTTCCACCCCTACCGCTCAAGAAACCAAAATCATGTCGCTGCCCTTGA
- a CDS encoding NAD(+) kinase, whose translation MELKQVIIAHKAGDPQSQAWAEKCARQLETRHCKVLMGPSGFKDNPYPVFLASATSKIDLALVLGGDGTVLTAARHLAQEGIPILAVNVGGHLGFLTEPFEEFQDTEQIWERLESDRYAVQERMMLEARLFEGSRIAPQPVSDRFFCLNEMCVKPASIDRMPTSILEMEVDGEIVDQYQGDGLLVSTPTGSTCYTASANGPIIHPGMSAIAVTPICPLSLSSRPIVIPAGSVVSIWPLGDYELNTKLWTDGTLATSIWPGQWVNVSMAKRFAKFIVLRESYSFYQTLREKLQWAGARIRYSNNHRN comes from the coding sequence GTGGAGCTTAAACAGGTCATTATTGCCCATAAAGCCGGGGATCCCCAAAGCCAAGCTTGGGCAGAAAAATGTGCTCGACAGCTAGAAACCCGTCACTGTAAAGTTTTGATGGGACCTAGCGGATTTAAGGACAATCCCTATCCAGTTTTTCTCGCCTCTGCCACTTCTAAAATCGATCTGGCACTCGTATTAGGAGGAGATGGGACGGTACTGACAGCAGCACGACATCTCGCCCAAGAAGGTATCCCGATTTTGGCAGTCAACGTGGGAGGACATCTGGGATTTCTGACAGAACCTTTTGAAGAATTTCAAGACACCGAGCAAATTTGGGAACGCCTAGAATCGGATCGCTATGCCGTGCAGGAACGAATGATGTTGGAGGCGCGTCTGTTTGAAGGAAGTCGGATCGCTCCTCAGCCCGTAAGCGATCGCTTTTTTTGCCTCAACGAAATGTGCGTCAAACCCGCCAGTATCGATCGCATGCCCACCTCAATTTTAGAGATGGAAGTCGATGGAGAAATCGTAGATCAATATCAAGGGGACGGGTTATTAGTCTCAACCCCCACGGGTTCTACTTGTTATACGGCTTCTGCTAACGGTCCCATTATCCATCCCGGTATGAGTGCGATCGCGGTTACTCCCATCTGTCCTCTGAGCCTCTCTAGCCGTCCTATCGTTATTCCGGCTGGTTCTGTCGTCAGTATTTGGCCCTTAGGAGATTACGAACTCAATACCAAACTCTGGACTGATGGAACGCTAGCAACCTCAATTTGGCCTGGACAGTGGGTTAACGTCAGCATGGCAAAACGATTTGCTAAGTTTATTGTCCTGCGAGAAAGTTATTCTTTCTATCAAACCCTACGGGAAAAGTTGCAATGGGCAGGCGCAAGAATCCGCTATAGCAACAATCATCGGAATTAG